One genomic region from Podarcis raffonei isolate rPodRaf1 chromosome 16, rPodRaf1.pri, whole genome shotgun sequence encodes:
- the LOC128403759 gene encoding claw keratin-like, translated as MADCGPSCAVPSCASTPTVGFGSAGGLGYGYGGHGYGYGGLGYGYGGLGYGYGGAERATNLGVLAGVAPSCVNQIPPAEVVIQPPPTVLTIPGPILSASCEPVSVGGNTPCAAGGYGSGFGSGFGRGLYGGAGLLGSSSGGLGGRGRYGFVGRRGSICYTPC; from the coding sequence ATGGCTGACTGTGGTCCATCCTGCGCTGTCCCATCCTGTGCTTCCACTCCCACTGTTGGATTTGGATCAGCAGGAGGTCTTGGCTATGGGTATGGAGGTCATGGCTACGGATACGGAGGTCTCGGCTATGGCTATGGAGGTCTCGGCTACGGTTATGGAGGTGCTGAAAGAGCAACCAACCTCGGAGTACTGGCAGGAGTTGCCCCATCATGCGTCAACCAGATCCCACCAGCAGAGGTTGTGATCCAGCCACCTCCTACCGTCCTGACCATCCCAGGACCCATCCTCTCTGCCAGTTGTGAGCCTGTGTCTGTCGGAGGCAACACTCCATGTGCTGCTGGTGGCTATGGATCCGGATTTGGCAGCGGATTTGGCAGAGGGCTCTATGGTGGTGCAGGTCTTCTGGGGTCTAGCTCTGGTGGTTTGGGGGGCCGTGGCCGTTATGGGTTTGTGGGGCGTAGAGGCAGCATCTGCTATACCCCCTGCTAA
- the LOC128404061 gene encoding ctenidin-3-like isoform X1, with protein MANCGPSCAVPSCASTPTVGFGSAALGRRGGLGYGYGGLGYGNGGLGYGYGGLGYGYGGAERAANLGVLDGVIPSCVNQIPPAEVVIQPPPSVLTIPGPILSASCEPLSVGGNTPCAVSGSGIVGGYGYGGWGYGSGLLGSSGGWGYGLGYGRGALLGRKVGRRGSICS; from the coding sequence ATGGCTAACTGTGGCCCATCCTGTGCCGTGCCATCCTGTGCTTCCACCCCCACAGTTGGGTTTGGATCTGCAGCTCTTGGTAGACGCGGAGGTCTTGGCTATGGATACGGAGGTCTTGGCTATGGCAATGGAGGTCTTGGCTACGGCTATGGAGGTCTCGGCTACGGCTATGGAGGTGCTGAAAGAGCAGCCAATCTCGGTGTCCTGGATGGAGTCATCCCTTCATGCGTCAACCAGATCCCACCAGCAGAGGTCGTCATCCAGCCACCTCCCAGTGTCCTGACCATCCCAGGGCCCATCCTCTCTGCCAGCTGTGAGCCTCTGTCTGTTGGAGGCAACACTCCATGTGCTGTTAGTGGTTCTGGAATCGTAGGGGGTTATGGCTATGGTGGGTGGGGCTATGGGTCTGGCCTCCTTGGAAGCTCTGGGGGCTGGGGCTATGGTTTGGGCTATGGGAGGGGAGCACTCCTTGGAAGGAAGGTCGGGCGTCGTGGTAGCATCTGTTCTTAG